The following coding sequences are from one Cydia splendana chromosome 15, ilCydSple1.2, whole genome shotgun sequence window:
- the LOC134797510 gene encoding uncharacterized protein LOC134797510, with product MSLTCFVLKRITSSLPSTYIDLDSIRIPDNIQLADPNFNVPAEIDILIGIEIFWDLLDGEKIRLPTGPYLINSKFGWLVSGPNNTGNLRINNQVHCYFTQTIDSQLRKFWEIEDIPQVDSILTADEQKCEDIFINTTTREEDGRFSVRMPLRESADTLGDSYTLAKNRFLSLERKLERLPEYKRLYCDFMREYEKMGHMTRVTEYGTPNYFHPHHGIFREGSATTKLRVVYSGAAPTTTNKSLNSIQLPGPALQNDIFAILLRFRQYKYVACADVEKMFRQVLIQPDQRSLQMILWREKPTDPLYVYELNTVTYGQTSAPYLSQRCIRQLASECGDDVIARVINQDIFVDDLITGDDDFQNLLDICQKTYNVLQSGCFPLRKWTFNCDVTQDKSKEHFVGEHTQNKTLGVGWDNTRDELYYTTKIDPLPNSTYLNKRIMLSIISQIYDPLGLLSPAVIISKILLQKLWLSRIDWDTPVPEDIKSMWNNFINTLSRLNDLRIPRHVRGVHTGHTELHIFSDASLHAYGACAYMRTYDEGSDVTVRLLCAKSKVAPLKSLTIPKLELSGALVAAKLYKKITDSLRLVFTKVYFWCDSTIVISWLGMSPHLLKPFVQNRVTQINDLTGNATWLHVRSEDNPSDLLSRGVALDNLIDCNLWWFGPSVLHDPKSDFINDNTSKNTAFKDLPELRSTAVSLVCNQQDELFNFDRCSSYIKLIRIGAYVLRFILNSRISSERKQLRQTGSLSVDDLSASRLMLVRFAQMQSFPDVYDNLLKNKPLKTNSKQYNRISGLNVFLDDRNKLKVIRVGGRLCNSTSFDYNKKHPMLLCSKHKLTVLLFNYEHNRLLHAGPQLLLSTLRECWWPLGARNLARKMVRECVTCIRMKDPTDLSPLTPAHFLIGRPLTCPASEDLTDVQPSRLSRYARIEALRQHFWRRWATEYVTELQRRTKWKTHKDDIALNSLVLIKDDNQPPLKWRLGRVTRLYPGSDGVNRVADILTATGTIRRSFSKICPLLPEPAALDG from the exons ATGTCATTAACGTGTTTTGTCTTGAAGCGCATAACGTCCAGTTTGCCCTCGACTTACATAGACTTAGATAGTATACGTATTCCTGATAATATTCAGTTAGCAGATCCCAATTTTAACGTGCCTGCAGAAATCGATATACTGATAGGTATAGAAATATTTTGGGACCTTTTAGACGGTGAAAAGATTCGATTACCGACAGGGCCGTACTTAATAAATTCGAAATTCGGCTGGTTGGTATCTGGTCCAAATAATACAGGGAACTTGCGCATTAATAATCAAGTCCATTGTTATTTTACTCAGACGATTGACTCTCAACTTAGAAAGTTTTGGGAGATCGAGGATATCCCTCAGGTAGATAGTATTCTTACAGCTGACGAGCAGAAATGTGAGGATATTTTTATCAATACGACTACACGCGAAGAAGACGGTCGGTTCTCCGTCCGAATGCCGCTAAGAGAATCAGCTGATACGTTGGGCGATTCTTATACGTTAGCGAAAAATCGATTTTTATCCTTAGAACGTAAATTAGAACGTTTGCCGGAATATAAACgtttatattgtgatttcatgcGAGAGTACGAAAAAATGGGTCACATGACTCGTGTTACCGAATATGGTACACCCAATTACTTCCACCCTCATCATGGTATATTTAGGGAGGGGAGTGCCACCACTAAATTGCGCGTCGTGTATAGTGGTGCTGCCCCCACCACCACGAATAAATCGTTGAATAGCATTCAGCTGCCGGGTCCAGCACTTCAAAACGATATATTTGCTATTCTACTGCGTTTCCGTCAATACAAGTACGTTGCTTGTGCTGACGTGGAGAAAATGTTTCGGCAGGTTTTGATACAACCAGATCAGAGATCCTTGCAAATGATCCTCTGGCGTGAAAAACCTACCGATCCATTATACGTTTATGAACTCAATACGGTCACTTATGGGCAAACTAGTGCGCCATATTTAAGTCAACGTTGTATACGACAGTTAGCATCGGAATGTGGTGATGACGTCATCGCCCGCGTTATCAACCAAGATATATTCGTAGACGATTTAATTACAGGAGATGATGATTTCCAAAATTTACTTGACATATGTCAAAAAACGTATAACGTTCTGCAATCAGGATGCTTTCCTTTACGTAAATGGACCTTTAATTGTGACGTTACGCAGGACAAGTCTAAGGAGCATTTTGTTGGTGAGCACACCCAGAACAAAACGCTCGGGGTAGGTTGGGATAATACGCGCGATGAATTGTATTACACTACAAAAATCGATCCCTTGCCTAACTCGACGTACTTAAATAAACGAATAATGTTGTCGATTATTTCACAGATTTACGATCCGTTAGGTTTACTTTCTCCTGCGGTGATAATTTCCAAAATTTTGCTTCAAAAATTATGGTTAAGTCGTATCGATTGGGACACCCCGGTCCCAGAAGACATTAAATCGATGTGGaataatttcataaacactttGAGCCGTTTAAACGATTTACGAATTCCGCGTCATGTAAGGGGTGTACACACTGGACATACggaattgcatattttttcagatGCATCGTTGCATGCTTACGGCGCGTGCGCATATATGCGGACATATGATGAAGGGTCAGATGTAACTGTCAGATTATTGTGTGCTAAAAGTAAAGTCGCACCCCTGAAATCTCTAACTATCCCCAAACTCGAACTTTCAGGAGCGCTCGTTGCTGCTAAACTTTACAAGAAAATAACTGATTCCTTAAGGTTAGTGTTCACTAAAGTTTACTTCTGGTGTGACTCAACTATAGTAATTTCGTGGCTAGGCATGTCTCCGCATTTATTGAAGCCTTTTGTTCAAAATCGCGTTACTCAAATAAACGATCTCACCGGTAATGCGACATGGTTGCATGTGAGAAGCGAAGACAACCCTAGTGATTTATTGTCTAGAGGCGTTGCTTTAGATAATTTAATTGATTGTAACTTATGGTGGTTCGGGCCATCAGTTTTGCATGACCCAAAATCGGATTTTATTAATGACAATACGAGTAAAAATACGGCATTCAAAGATTTACCCGAGTTACGATCGACCGCGGTAAGTTTAGTTTGCAATCAAcaagatgaattatttaattTCGATAGATGTTCATCTTACATTAAATTAATTAGAATCGGCGCGTATGTACTCCGCTTTATATTAAACTCACGCATTAGCTCTGAGCGTAAACAACTCCGCCAAACCGGTTCATTATCGGTGGACGATCTCAGTGCATCACGTCTTATGCTAGTTAGATTCGCGCAGATGCAATCATTTCCGGACGTTTACgataatttacttaaaaataaaccGCTTAAGACGAATAGTAAACAATATAACCGTATATCCGGTCTTAACGTGTTTTTAGACGATCGTAATAAGTTAAAAGTGATTAGAGTCGGTGGTAGATTGTGTAATTCCACAAGTTTCGATTACAACAAAAAACATCCCATGTTATTGTGCAGTAAACATAAATTAACGGTGTTGTTATTCAATTATGAACACAATCGGCTGCTACATGCCGGACCGCAGCTACTCTTATCTACTTTGCGTGAATGTTGGTGGCCTTTAGGTGCGCGGAATTTGGCAAGGAAGATGGTTCGAGAATGCGTTACCTGTATTCGAATGAAAG ATCCTACTGATTTATCCCCGCTCACGCCCGCCCATTTCCTAATTGGTCGGCCGTTGACCTGCCCTGCTAGCGAGGACCTGACGGATGTGCAGCCTTCCCGCCTGTCTCGCTACGCCAGGATCGAAGCCCTACGTCAACACTTCTGGCGTCGTTGGGCCACTGAGTACGTTACGGAGCTCCAGCGACGAACCAAGTGGAAGACTCATAAAGACGACATAGCGTTAAACAGTCTCGTTTTAATCAAAGATGATAACCAGCCTCCTCTCAAATGGCGGTTAGGCCGAGTCACGCGTCTATACCCTGGGAGCGATGGCGTGAACCGTGTCGCCGACATCCTCACGGCGACAGGAACAATACGACGCAGCTTTTCAAAGATCTGCCCGCTACTACCAGAGCCGGCAGCCCTAGACGGATGA